The proteins below are encoded in one region of Styela clava chromosome 4, kaStyClav1.hap1.2, whole genome shotgun sequence:
- the LOC120327075 gene encoding uncharacterized protein LOC120327075 isoform X1 → MQRDDYFCEDIIESTGRGEPLPPRLSLSDEPEINENSSVPIYEQTHNVHRQAFGIDTPGECYNVNNGDYSFGFTDNASENFRSKTSDNHSSGKQMPDPSMTSLTVSALVCDKSPSQPASPYLSRHRFQRESQARVSDAEIVKERRKKLISMRQSSAMFGAGTSSVGNVTKSFGHVRKRHSSGKSFAKNVNDDHKEFAFGPVWLDGKDSEVKNLDVDIKSLESPDLRYARSIGITTESFGSKRNTIAAVHYQQIHSEKQPIDVASPRKRTIAPIGSLDDQIRHRKNHRKIRSQTLPEREIENEIKASPKLLRSATIQETVREESDETTSPEPESPKSPTASQILKEDPETKQAVSYPDIPRAISPESLKYSQSGSAADMKSAFKRMRSRLNASQRILPPTSPLKPTRGTVVTSSPEETKDIRDRPSMSFSVNATVDEPRKRSGSFGSKMLRRAKSAVGKQSKKEFQVHKKDQKELNAESPSPARNLIRKQRSLNENLVHRVGSSPNDYSVMRQNTFDGSFFEDGSLFHGSDVSSFSIPRSSMNVVMQGDISRRRRMGWTKNWGVLTEDRILTLYKSKKDFEVTKKCWGLPTENQFDMEDKTGTIGNYSYANSPAPLSGIASVINLSGGCEIEDVEQGKKSTTFNLIPHSYQSFSHRGVTSTLPVDIDWKLQQKPIQLMCKNNDEFLYWVKAFYQLNTEERTGKKTEQRILTPILKPKSVQGENTNPQSQYQGRNQEANIDLGNWITNNRLVPGLDAGSMNGPVRQEIRSHQQKPVVKSESYQQASQHERDVHHENGVDFIPRKSSLDLDKIKFIDEDADEGDSSHGIRRSSDCTNVTTACEDISKTGNQINTDEFEDKGINIRRRRRKVRSAQENMETELKRCSITEKLDLRRAEIVEGNVSSDTPFHSDKIQKEVNHKVKSKSKYSKMPNNNENQGNVCISNLQDNGSKTSKAGQHQHNAHRKNERSSANIEHKTRDKKSVNEKHSRGRKNNLIGEVSDVREQTIGYMQPDKKGDFTSSNGAVYIGHLTGKENISSGVASEKNKHTNTVDEQCEIQNQNRENSKGLSDNESADEFLELKIEVNPEKVAKKETNKTATFIQPDLLSRNERHSIRQFKTRSGINKQKSLRQKLLRKLGPKVSLSNSTPDLNAAVENEINRDNNLLDLSNTEETDSPTHEIKLRRNTAFRNELKPPKTAQLTRCLSESDLLDAEEEVDGRNMRTFKNVRKLTQDTFMETYGVVPSKRNGKVTGKKQKRHSTIQDINKNDLPGFTLYVDENEYLEDITDKRRPSSSESSSGESSSYQASITTSEPPTPCSDIQKAKLSKSKSDNIHTVIRRPKSTGSEGSDGRHSAKESSRNSWIASLTPHFARKTHKESSTISASSKSSSGQASRKAVFCLPATNLTSAAHRGYLDRRNKKKQWDRFWCVLQDSCLYCYNSPQSEYTEDAVVLRGYDVIADVTNLNRTRFPFRLERNGSPTLHFSSDNHRDFLLWAGTLEKETSNVQIGSTDNEVLVNSVRSTTNFLRPESNQQPGEENTKPKTVESVTNKAPFETQKENLLREVLAHQHNYIEEEKLLQKKNVNAQISILPSATRFSKDQVNEKYSRAKEEEELKMLKCLTHLNKRRNSAQLKVDQITKQLAPKSGRKRRENPQQFAEMENKLKELQDRLAMVDKEIQEKQAMKQDVIEKMQQRRDLQLLILEQQDSLDIIHRHQAQKKRTAFAQQTQSQESNERLTSIDEMSTISDCSSTSSNSLPDHLTLPLESRTSSTPRQRRVGRVDINEGNTAPAHEGDSGFHRSSDMDEHDVSTALSNDFRSISTSSENDESSDKKSSRVRHPTDPNSNKSASSLEEATSPTRKDEIDPSILADIEDFQLFSRQKLAKINNNNNS, encoded by the exons ATTACCACCCAGGCTAAGCCTAAGCGATGAACcggaaattaatgaaaatagtTCAGTACCTATATATGAACAAACACACAATGTTCATCGACAAGCATTCGGAATAGACACGCCTGGAGAATGTTACAATGTCAACAATGGGGATTATTCGTTTGGATTTACGGATAATGCTTCAGAGAACTTTCGCTCTAAAACG tcAGACAATCATTCAAGTGGAAAACAAATGCCCGATCCATCAATGACGTCACTGACAGTCTCAGCCCTCGTTTGTGACAAATCGCCTTCCCAGCCTGCTTCTCCATATCTTTCACGTCACAG GTTCCAAAGAGAATCACAGGCCAGGGTGAGTGACGCTGAGATTGTGAAAGAACGGAGAAAAAAGTTGATCAGCATGAGACAATCGTCTGCGATGTTTGGTGCTGGAACAAGTTCAGTTGGTAACGTTACCAAGAGTTTTGGTCACGTGCGCAAACGACATTCAAGTGGGAAGTCTTTCGCAAAAAATGTCAATGATGACCACAAAGAGTTTGCGTTTGGTCCTGTATGGTTGGACGGAAAAGATTCTGAAGTCAAAAATTTGGATGTCGATATCAAGTCTCTAG AATCACCTGATCTTCGTTATGCGAGGAGTATTGGAATAACAACAGAATCTTTTGGGTCTAAGCGAAATACAATCGCGGCAGTTCACTATCAACAAATTCATTCTGAGAAACAACCTATTGATGTAGCAAG CCCACGTAAAAGAACTATAGCACCAATAGGAAGTCTTGATGATCAAATACGTCACAGAAAGAACCATCGCAAAATTCGATCACAGACTTTACCAGAACGGGAAATAGAAAACGAAATAAAAG cATCACCGAAATTATTACGATCAGCCACTATACAAGAAACTGTTAG AGAGGAATCCGACGAAACGACTTCACCAGAACCAGAGTCACCAAAGTCTCCAACTGCAAGTCAAATTCTGAAAGAAGATCCTGAAACCAAGCAAGCTGTTTCTTATCCTGATATTCCGAGAGCAATTTCGCCAGAAAGTTTGAAGTACAGTCAAAGCGGATCAG CAGCAGATATGAAATCGGCTTTCAAGAGAATGCGTAGTAGACTGAATGCATCACAGCGGATTTTACCACCAACTTCTCCTCTCAAACCAACAAGAGGAACCGTTGTCACATCCAGTCCAGAAGAAACAAAAGATATAAGAGACAG ACCATCGATGTCATTCTCTGTCAATGCTACAGTAGATGAACCGAGAAAACGTTCTGGTAGTTTTGGATCCAAAATGTTAAGAAGAGCTAAAAGTGCAGTTGGAAAGCAATCTAAGAAAGAGTTTCAAGTTCACAAAAAAGACCAGAAAGAATTGAATGCTGAATCTCCAAGTCCTGCAAGAAATTTAATCAGAAAGCAGCGAAGCTTAAACGAAAATTTGGTTCATCGAGTCGGGTCGTCCCCTAACGATTATAGTGTTATGAGGCAAAATACCTTTGACGG gtCATTCTTTGAAGATGGAAGCTTGTTCCACGGCTCAGATGTTTCATCATTTTCAATCCCTCGTTCGAGCATGAATGTAGTGATGCAGGGCGACATCTCACGGCGACGGCGAATGGGTTGGACTAAAAATTGGGGCGTATTGACAGAAGACAGGATTTTAACCTTGTATAAATCGAAAAAAGATTTTGAAGTTACGAAAAAGTGTTGGGGGTTGCCAACAGAAAACCAATTTGACATGGAAGACAAGACTGGGACAATTGGAAATTATTCTTACGCCAATTCCCCCGCTCCGTTGAGTGGAATAGCATCTGTTATAAATTTAAGTGGAGGATGCGAAATAGAAGACGTCGAACAAG GAAAGAAAAGCACAACATTCAATCTCATACCTCATTCCTATCAATCGTTTTCTCACCGAGGAGTTACATCAACACTCCCCGTTGATATCG ATTggaaattgcaacaaaaacctATTCAATTGATGTGTAAAAACAATGATGAATTTCTGTACTGGGTGAAAGCATTTTACCAATTGAATACCGAAGAACGCACTGGCAAAAAGACGGAACAAAGAATTTTAACTCCGATTTTGAAGCCAAAAAGTGTGCAAGGAGAAAACACAAATCCTCAATCCCAATACCAAGGAAGAAATCAg GAGGCCAATATAGATCTTGGTAATTGGATAACCAACAACAGGCTTGTTCCTGGACTAGATGCGGGGAGCATGAACGGACCAGTAAGACAAGAAATTCGTTCTCATCAGCAGAAGCCAGTCGTAAAAAGCGAGAGTTATCAACAGGCTTCGCAGCACGAAAGGGATGTACATCATGAAAATGGTGTTGATTTTATTCCAAGAAAATCGAGCCTTGAtttggataaaataaaatttatagatGAGGACGCTGATGAAGGTGATTCATCACACGGAATTCGAAGGAGTTCAGATTGTACAAATGTAACCACTGCATGTGAAGATATATCAAAAACGGGAAATCAAATAAACACTGATGAATTTGAAGACAAAGGTATAAATATTCGAAGACGGCGCAGGAAAGTTAGAAGTGCTCAAGAAAATATGGAAACTGAGCTAAAAAGATGTTCGATTACTGAAAAACTGGATCTGCGACGGGCTGAAATCGTTGAGGGGAATGTTTCCTCGGATACACCATTTCATAGTGATAAAATACAAAAGGAAGTGAATCACAAAGTTAAATCAAaaagtaaatattcaaaaatgccaaaTAATAACGAAAATCAAGGCAACGTTTGCATAAGCAATCTACAAGATAACGGTAGCAAAACATCCAAAGCAGGCCAACATCAACACAACGCTCACCGGAAAAACGAGAGAAGTTCGGCAAACATAGAACATAAAACGAGAGATAAGAAATCAGTCAACGAAAAACACTCACGCGGAAGAAAAAATAATCTTATCGGTGAAGTCTCGGACGTCAGAGAGCAAACAATAGGATATATGCAGCCTGATAAGAAGGGCGATTTTACTTCTTCTAACGGGGCCGTATATATTGGTCACTTGACCGGGAAAGAAAACATTAGCAGTGGGGTAGCAAGTGAGAAGAACAAACATACCAATACGGTCGACGAACAGTGCgaaattcaaaatcaaaacagAGAAAACTCAAAAGGATTATCCGATAATGAAAGTGCAGATGAATTTTTAGAACTGAAAATCGAGGTTAATCCCGAAAAGGTAGCAAAAAAAGAGACTAACAAAACTGCAACTTTTATTCAGCCTGATTTATTATCTAGAAACGAACGACATAGTATTAGACAATTTAAAACACGTTCTGGTATCAACAAGCAAAAGAGTTTGCGTCAGAAATTACTCAGAAAATTGGGACCAAAGGTTTCACTGAGTAACAGTACTCCGGATTTAAACGCAGCCGTTGAAAACGAAATAAACCGAGACAACAATTTATTGGATTTATCGAATACAGAAGAAACAGATTCCCCGACGCATGAGATAAAACTAAGGCGTAACACTGCTTTTAGGAACGAACTTAAACCGCCTAAAACTGCTCAACTAACTCGGTGTCTTTCGGAAAGCGACCTATTGGACGCCGAAGAAGAGGTTGACGGACGAAACATGAGGACTTTCAAAAATGTACGCAAACTTACACAAGACACATTTATGGAAACATATGGAGTTGTGCCGAGTAAAAGAAATG GAAAAGTAACCGGCAAGAAACAAAAACGACATTCCACAATTCAGGATATAAATAAGAACGATCTTCCCGGATTCACGCTTTACGTTGACGAG AACGAGTACCTAGAAGATATCACCGATAAAAGACGACCAAGTTCAAGCGAAAGTAGTTCAGGCGAAAGCTCGTCATACCAAG CTTCTATTACAACATCTGAACCACCGACGCCATGTTCTGATATCCAGAAAGCAAAATTGAGCAAATCAAAATCGGACAATATTCATACAGTCATCAGAAGACCAAAAAGTACCGGATCGG AGGGCAGTGACGGACGACATTCTGCGAAAGAGTCATCTAGAAACAGCTGGATAGCTTCACTCACACCACATTTTGCGCGTAAAACTCACAAAGAATCGTCTACGATTTCGGCTTCATCAAAATCCTCTAGTGGTCAAGCTTccagaaaagcggttttttgcCTTCCGGCGACGAACTTGACTTCTGCAGCACATAGAGGTTATTTGGATAGAAGAAATAAGAAAAAGCAATGGGATAG ATTTTGGTGCGTACTTCAAGATTCCTGTCTGTACTGTTACAACTCTCCACAATCAGAATATACAGAAGACGCCGTCGTTTTACGTGGTTATGACGTCATCGCTGACGTAACAAATTTGAATAGGACACGTTTTCCATTTCGCCTTGAACGAAAC GGGTCGCCAACTCTACATTTCAGTTCGGACAACCACAGAGATTTTTTACTTTGGGCTGGAACGCTGGAAAAAGAAACTAGCAATGTACAGATCGGTTCAAC AGACAACGAGGTGTTAGTGAACAGTGTAAGATCTACCACAAACTTTTTAAGGCCAGAAAGCAACCAGCAACCCGGAGAAGAAAACACCAAGCCTAAAACA GTTGAAAGCGTTACCAACAAGGCGCCATTCGAAACTCAAAAAGAGAATTTATTAAGAGAAGTCCTTGCTCATCAACACAATTATATAGAAGAAGAGAAACTTTTGCAGAAGAAG AATGTCAACGCACAAATCTCAATTCTTCCTTCCGCAACTCGATTCTCAAAAGATCAGGTGAACGAGAAATATAGCCGCGCAAAAGAAGAAGAGGAATTAAAAATGCTAAAATGCCTCACCCATTTAAACAAAAGAAGAAATTCAGCCCAGCTTAAAGTTGACCAAATCACAAAACAACTGGCTCCAAAATCAGGTAGAAAGCGACGCGAAAATCCTCAACAATTTGCCGAAATGGAAAACAAATTGAAGGAATTGCAAGATCGTTTAGCCATGGTCGATAAAGAGATCCAAGAAAAACAAGCAATGAAACAGGACGTCATTGAAAAAATGCAGCAGCGTCGTGACTTGCAGCTTCTCATTCTAGAGCAACAGGACAGTTTAGATATAATACATAGACATCAAGCACAAAAGAAACGCACAGCATTCGCTCAA
- the LOC120327075 gene encoding uncharacterized protein LOC120327075 isoform X2, which yields MQRDDYFCEDIIESTGRGEPLPPRLSLSDEPEINENSSVPIYEQTHNVHRQAFGIDTPGECYNVNNGDYSFGFTDNASENFRSKTSDNHSSGKQMPDPSMTSLTVSALVCDKSPSQPASPYLSRHRFQRESQARVSDAEIVKERRKKLISMRQSSAMFGAGTSSVGNVTKSFGHVRKRHSSGKSFAKNVNDDHKEFAFGPVWLDGKDSEVKNLDVDIKSLESPDLRYARSIGITTESFGSKRNTIAAVHYQQIHSEKQPIDVASPRKRTIAPIGSLDDQIRHRKNHRKIRSQTLPEREIENEIKASPKLLRSATIQETVREESDETTSPEPESPKSPTASQILKEDPETKQAVSYPDIPRAISPESLKYSQSGSADMKSAFKRMRSRLNASQRILPPTSPLKPTRGTVVTSSPEETKDIRDRPSMSFSVNATVDEPRKRSGSFGSKMLRRAKSAVGKQSKKEFQVHKKDQKELNAESPSPARNLIRKQRSLNENLVHRVGSSPNDYSVMRQNTFDGSFFEDGSLFHGSDVSSFSIPRSSMNVVMQGDISRRRRMGWTKNWGVLTEDRILTLYKSKKDFEVTKKCWGLPTENQFDMEDKTGTIGNYSYANSPAPLSGIASVINLSGGCEIEDVEQGKKSTTFNLIPHSYQSFSHRGVTSTLPVDIDWKLQQKPIQLMCKNNDEFLYWVKAFYQLNTEERTGKKTEQRILTPILKPKSVQGENTNPQSQYQGRNQEANIDLGNWITNNRLVPGLDAGSMNGPVRQEIRSHQQKPVVKSESYQQASQHERDVHHENGVDFIPRKSSLDLDKIKFIDEDADEGDSSHGIRRSSDCTNVTTACEDISKTGNQINTDEFEDKGINIRRRRRKVRSAQENMETELKRCSITEKLDLRRAEIVEGNVSSDTPFHSDKIQKEVNHKVKSKSKYSKMPNNNENQGNVCISNLQDNGSKTSKAGQHQHNAHRKNERSSANIEHKTRDKKSVNEKHSRGRKNNLIGEVSDVREQTIGYMQPDKKGDFTSSNGAVYIGHLTGKENISSGVASEKNKHTNTVDEQCEIQNQNRENSKGLSDNESADEFLELKIEVNPEKVAKKETNKTATFIQPDLLSRNERHSIRQFKTRSGINKQKSLRQKLLRKLGPKVSLSNSTPDLNAAVENEINRDNNLLDLSNTEETDSPTHEIKLRRNTAFRNELKPPKTAQLTRCLSESDLLDAEEEVDGRNMRTFKNVRKLTQDTFMETYGVVPSKRNGKVTGKKQKRHSTIQDINKNDLPGFTLYVDENEYLEDITDKRRPSSSESSSGESSSYQASITTSEPPTPCSDIQKAKLSKSKSDNIHTVIRRPKSTGSEGSDGRHSAKESSRNSWIASLTPHFARKTHKESSTISASSKSSSGQASRKAVFCLPATNLTSAAHRGYLDRRNKKKQWDRFWCVLQDSCLYCYNSPQSEYTEDAVVLRGYDVIADVTNLNRTRFPFRLERNGSPTLHFSSDNHRDFLLWAGTLEKETSNVQIGSTDNEVLVNSVRSTTNFLRPESNQQPGEENTKPKTVESVTNKAPFETQKENLLREVLAHQHNYIEEEKLLQKKNVNAQISILPSATRFSKDQVNEKYSRAKEEEELKMLKCLTHLNKRRNSAQLKVDQITKQLAPKSGRKRRENPQQFAEMENKLKELQDRLAMVDKEIQEKQAMKQDVIEKMQQRRDLQLLILEQQDSLDIIHRHQAQKKRTAFAQQTQSQESNERLTSIDEMSTISDCSSTSSNSLPDHLTLPLESRTSSTPRQRRVGRVDINEGNTAPAHEGDSGFHRSSDMDEHDVSTALSNDFRSISTSSENDESSDKKSSRVRHPTDPNSNKSASSLEEATSPTRKDEIDPSILADIEDFQLFSRQKLAKINNNNNS from the exons ATTACCACCCAGGCTAAGCCTAAGCGATGAACcggaaattaatgaaaatagtTCAGTACCTATATATGAACAAACACACAATGTTCATCGACAAGCATTCGGAATAGACACGCCTGGAGAATGTTACAATGTCAACAATGGGGATTATTCGTTTGGATTTACGGATAATGCTTCAGAGAACTTTCGCTCTAAAACG tcAGACAATCATTCAAGTGGAAAACAAATGCCCGATCCATCAATGACGTCACTGACAGTCTCAGCCCTCGTTTGTGACAAATCGCCTTCCCAGCCTGCTTCTCCATATCTTTCACGTCACAG GTTCCAAAGAGAATCACAGGCCAGGGTGAGTGACGCTGAGATTGTGAAAGAACGGAGAAAAAAGTTGATCAGCATGAGACAATCGTCTGCGATGTTTGGTGCTGGAACAAGTTCAGTTGGTAACGTTACCAAGAGTTTTGGTCACGTGCGCAAACGACATTCAAGTGGGAAGTCTTTCGCAAAAAATGTCAATGATGACCACAAAGAGTTTGCGTTTGGTCCTGTATGGTTGGACGGAAAAGATTCTGAAGTCAAAAATTTGGATGTCGATATCAAGTCTCTAG AATCACCTGATCTTCGTTATGCGAGGAGTATTGGAATAACAACAGAATCTTTTGGGTCTAAGCGAAATACAATCGCGGCAGTTCACTATCAACAAATTCATTCTGAGAAACAACCTATTGATGTAGCAAG CCCACGTAAAAGAACTATAGCACCAATAGGAAGTCTTGATGATCAAATACGTCACAGAAAGAACCATCGCAAAATTCGATCACAGACTTTACCAGAACGGGAAATAGAAAACGAAATAAAAG cATCACCGAAATTATTACGATCAGCCACTATACAAGAAACTGTTAG AGAGGAATCCGACGAAACGACTTCACCAGAACCAGAGTCACCAAAGTCTCCAACTGCAAGTCAAATTCTGAAAGAAGATCCTGAAACCAAGCAAGCTGTTTCTTATCCTGATATTCCGAGAGCAATTTCGCCAGAAAGTTTGAAGTACAGTCAAAGCGGATCAG CAGATATGAAATCGGCTTTCAAGAGAATGCGTAGTAGACTGAATGCATCACAGCGGATTTTACCACCAACTTCTCCTCTCAAACCAACAAGAGGAACCGTTGTCACATCCAGTCCAGAAGAAACAAAAGATATAAGAGACAG ACCATCGATGTCATTCTCTGTCAATGCTACAGTAGATGAACCGAGAAAACGTTCTGGTAGTTTTGGATCCAAAATGTTAAGAAGAGCTAAAAGTGCAGTTGGAAAGCAATCTAAGAAAGAGTTTCAAGTTCACAAAAAAGACCAGAAAGAATTGAATGCTGAATCTCCAAGTCCTGCAAGAAATTTAATCAGAAAGCAGCGAAGCTTAAACGAAAATTTGGTTCATCGAGTCGGGTCGTCCCCTAACGATTATAGTGTTATGAGGCAAAATACCTTTGACGG gtCATTCTTTGAAGATGGAAGCTTGTTCCACGGCTCAGATGTTTCATCATTTTCAATCCCTCGTTCGAGCATGAATGTAGTGATGCAGGGCGACATCTCACGGCGACGGCGAATGGGTTGGACTAAAAATTGGGGCGTATTGACAGAAGACAGGATTTTAACCTTGTATAAATCGAAAAAAGATTTTGAAGTTACGAAAAAGTGTTGGGGGTTGCCAACAGAAAACCAATTTGACATGGAAGACAAGACTGGGACAATTGGAAATTATTCTTACGCCAATTCCCCCGCTCCGTTGAGTGGAATAGCATCTGTTATAAATTTAAGTGGAGGATGCGAAATAGAAGACGTCGAACAAG GAAAGAAAAGCACAACATTCAATCTCATACCTCATTCCTATCAATCGTTTTCTCACCGAGGAGTTACATCAACACTCCCCGTTGATATCG ATTggaaattgcaacaaaaacctATTCAATTGATGTGTAAAAACAATGATGAATTTCTGTACTGGGTGAAAGCATTTTACCAATTGAATACCGAAGAACGCACTGGCAAAAAGACGGAACAAAGAATTTTAACTCCGATTTTGAAGCCAAAAAGTGTGCAAGGAGAAAACACAAATCCTCAATCCCAATACCAAGGAAGAAATCAg GAGGCCAATATAGATCTTGGTAATTGGATAACCAACAACAGGCTTGTTCCTGGACTAGATGCGGGGAGCATGAACGGACCAGTAAGACAAGAAATTCGTTCTCATCAGCAGAAGCCAGTCGTAAAAAGCGAGAGTTATCAACAGGCTTCGCAGCACGAAAGGGATGTACATCATGAAAATGGTGTTGATTTTATTCCAAGAAAATCGAGCCTTGAtttggataaaataaaatttatagatGAGGACGCTGATGAAGGTGATTCATCACACGGAATTCGAAGGAGTTCAGATTGTACAAATGTAACCACTGCATGTGAAGATATATCAAAAACGGGAAATCAAATAAACACTGATGAATTTGAAGACAAAGGTATAAATATTCGAAGACGGCGCAGGAAAGTTAGAAGTGCTCAAGAAAATATGGAAACTGAGCTAAAAAGATGTTCGATTACTGAAAAACTGGATCTGCGACGGGCTGAAATCGTTGAGGGGAATGTTTCCTCGGATACACCATTTCATAGTGATAAAATACAAAAGGAAGTGAATCACAAAGTTAAATCAAaaagtaaatattcaaaaatgccaaaTAATAACGAAAATCAAGGCAACGTTTGCATAAGCAATCTACAAGATAACGGTAGCAAAACATCCAAAGCAGGCCAACATCAACACAACGCTCACCGGAAAAACGAGAGAAGTTCGGCAAACATAGAACATAAAACGAGAGATAAGAAATCAGTCAACGAAAAACACTCACGCGGAAGAAAAAATAATCTTATCGGTGAAGTCTCGGACGTCAGAGAGCAAACAATAGGATATATGCAGCCTGATAAGAAGGGCGATTTTACTTCTTCTAACGGGGCCGTATATATTGGTCACTTGACCGGGAAAGAAAACATTAGCAGTGGGGTAGCAAGTGAGAAGAACAAACATACCAATACGGTCGACGAACAGTGCgaaattcaaaatcaaaacagAGAAAACTCAAAAGGATTATCCGATAATGAAAGTGCAGATGAATTTTTAGAACTGAAAATCGAGGTTAATCCCGAAAAGGTAGCAAAAAAAGAGACTAACAAAACTGCAACTTTTATTCAGCCTGATTTATTATCTAGAAACGAACGACATAGTATTAGACAATTTAAAACACGTTCTGGTATCAACAAGCAAAAGAGTTTGCGTCAGAAATTACTCAGAAAATTGGGACCAAAGGTTTCACTGAGTAACAGTACTCCGGATTTAAACGCAGCCGTTGAAAACGAAATAAACCGAGACAACAATTTATTGGATTTATCGAATACAGAAGAAACAGATTCCCCGACGCATGAGATAAAACTAAGGCGTAACACTGCTTTTAGGAACGAACTTAAACCGCCTAAAACTGCTCAACTAACTCGGTGTCTTTCGGAAAGCGACCTATTGGACGCCGAAGAAGAGGTTGACGGACGAAACATGAGGACTTTCAAAAATGTACGCAAACTTACACAAGACACATTTATGGAAACATATGGAGTTGTGCCGAGTAAAAGAAATG GAAAAGTAACCGGCAAGAAACAAAAACGACATTCCACAATTCAGGATATAAATAAGAACGATCTTCCCGGATTCACGCTTTACGTTGACGAG AACGAGTACCTAGAAGATATCACCGATAAAAGACGACCAAGTTCAAGCGAAAGTAGTTCAGGCGAAAGCTCGTCATACCAAG CTTCTATTACAACATCTGAACCACCGACGCCATGTTCTGATATCCAGAAAGCAAAATTGAGCAAATCAAAATCGGACAATATTCATACAGTCATCAGAAGACCAAAAAGTACCGGATCGG AGGGCAGTGACGGACGACATTCTGCGAAAGAGTCATCTAGAAACAGCTGGATAGCTTCACTCACACCACATTTTGCGCGTAAAACTCACAAAGAATCGTCTACGATTTCGGCTTCATCAAAATCCTCTAGTGGTCAAGCTTccagaaaagcggttttttgcCTTCCGGCGACGAACTTGACTTCTGCAGCACATAGAGGTTATTTGGATAGAAGAAATAAGAAAAAGCAATGGGATAG ATTTTGGTGCGTACTTCAAGATTCCTGTCTGTACTGTTACAACTCTCCACAATCAGAATATACAGAAGACGCCGTCGTTTTACGTGGTTATGACGTCATCGCTGACGTAACAAATTTGAATAGGACACGTTTTCCATTTCGCCTTGAACGAAAC GGGTCGCCAACTCTACATTTCAGTTCGGACAACCACAGAGATTTTTTACTTTGGGCTGGAACGCTGGAAAAAGAAACTAGCAATGTACAGATCGGTTCAAC AGACAACGAGGTGTTAGTGAACAGTGTAAGATCTACCACAAACTTTTTAAGGCCAGAAAGCAACCAGCAACCCGGAGAAGAAAACACCAAGCCTAAAACA GTTGAAAGCGTTACCAACAAGGCGCCATTCGAAACTCAAAAAGAGAATTTATTAAGAGAAGTCCTTGCTCATCAACACAATTATATAGAAGAAGAGAAACTTTTGCAGAAGAAG AATGTCAACGCACAAATCTCAATTCTTCCTTCCGCAACTCGATTCTCAAAAGATCAGGTGAACGAGAAATATAGCCGCGCAAAAGAAGAAGAGGAATTAAAAATGCTAAAATGCCTCACCCATTTAAACAAAAGAAGAAATTCAGCCCAGCTTAAAGTTGACCAAATCACAAAACAACTGGCTCCAAAATCAGGTAGAAAGCGACGCGAAAATCCTCAACAATTTGCCGAAATGGAAAACAAATTGAAGGAATTGCAAGATCGTTTAGCCATGGTCGATAAAGAGATCCAAGAAAAACAAGCAATGAAACAGGACGTCATTGAAAAAATGCAGCAGCGTCGTGACTTGCAGCTTCTCATTCTAGAGCAACAGGACAGTTTAGATATAATACATAGACATCAAGCACAAAAGAAACGCACAGCATTCGCTCAA